The genomic window GTATTTTAAGAAGGACTATCCAAGTATAGGTGAAAATCTAGCCGTGGGAGACATGATTAAGGCTGTACAATTGATCTCACTTTTAAATAGATTGGAAAGTCAGTACCACACGTATTTATTTGACCCCATGTCTCCTCTGTATTTTCCGTTTTGTCTGTGGTactagttttattttgaatttgcaaACAAGTTATTCTATCACTTTGACTCATCCCTAGCCTGAGGAAGTATTATCAGTATACTTTCTATGCACTGTAATGACACCTAAATGCTGATCTAAAAGATAGTAAGACCGTTTATTTATTCAACTCCTCCATCTCACATGTTTCTTTCCGTCATGTTGCAGATGATGAAGAGTCATCTTTGTGTTGACCCAACTATGTATGGTTTTGAAAATGCAGTCTGTTATGGGTGTCTGAAGCCAATGATTCATGATATTAAGCATTGTGTTGTGTCATACAAGAATTTCCTGTCAGCGGAGATTGCAGCTCTTTTCAAAAGATAAAGCCGATTGTTTCTAGAACAAATCCAAGTACAGAAGTATGTAGACGGATCAACGTATTGACGGTTTTGTCTCATCTTTCATcctaaatgagtttttttttctcccattgtCTTTCAGCTTTGTGGGGATCAACGCCTCTGATATTAATTATTCAGCAGGCCGTTATGACCCGACCGTGCAACCTCCCTTTGATGCCGGATTTGAGGGTATCGGTGAGGTTGTCGGCCTGGGTCTCAGCGCCAGCTCCCGCTGCACTGTCGGGGACACAGTGGCCTACTTCAGCAGCGGCGCCTTCGCTGAGTACACCGTGGTTCCCGCCAAGGAAAGTGTGCCTGTCCCTTCGGCAAAGCCCGAGTTCCTCACCCTGCTCGTCAGCGGCGCTACCGCCTACATTGCCTTGAAGCGTCTAGGGGACCTGGCCAAGGGCGAGACAGTTCTCGTCACTGCGGCTGCGGGAGGAACGGGACAGTTTGCGGTGCAGTTTGCCAAACAGGCCGGCTGTCATGTGATCGGGACCTGCTCGTCCAATGAGAAAGCAGGTTTCCTTAGGTCTATTGGGTGCGACAGGCCAATTAACTACAAAGCGGAGGATTTGGCCAAGACCTTGAAGACAGAGTACCCACAAGGCATTGACGTGGTTTATGAATCAGTTGGGGGCAGCACTTTTGAACTAGCAATTAACTGTTTGGCTAAAAAAGGCCGACTAATAGTCATTGGCTTCATCTCAGGTTACCAGTCTGCGTCAGGAATTCCCCAATTCAGAGGGTCAACTCTACCCGTCAAGCTTCTCCAGAAGTCAGCAAGCATTCGAGGTTTCTTCCTTCCTCATTTCATCAGCGACTACAGGGAGGCTCTGACTCGTATGATGCAGATGTTTGCTATGGGCAAACTCACGTGCGAGGTGGATTATGGGGATCTGGCCCAAGAAGGGAGGTTTGTCGGCCTGGAGTCAGTCTTCCGAGCAGTGGACTACATGTATGCAGGAAAGAACCTCGGGAAGGTGGTGGTCGAAGTGGCACCTCCCTGTAATTCAAATAGTaaactgtaaatgtttttttttcagaaaaaatcTACTTTGAAATCATCCACAATGCAAGTATGGCTTGTAATGAGCAAAACTGGCAATGGCTTATTTTACAGCTATGCAAAAAACCTGTGATACATATGTATGCATAATTTTGTAAtgccaaataaaaaaacttaTTGCAATTTGAAGTGTTTGTTCAGTTGCAAGATATTACTTTGCACAATCAGAATCCaacatcagaaaaaaaagaaattaatttgCATTTAAAAAGCTTGCCTAAACTTCTATTTCAGGTGCCGCTGCAGAATGATCCCAGTGTTTAATGTTCAGACCCGCTTTCACTCATTTCAGACCAGATGCCTTCACTCCGCTACCTTTTagcactctccagcacttcATCCACCATAAATGTTTTATAGACTTCATTGTTTGTCTTTTAGGGGCTTACGTGGATATGTCAAAAGTGAATACTGCTCCAGGTGTGCCTGATATTTTATTGCCCGTGTAGCTGACAGAAACACAATCCAAACAATCAATCTTTGCCTTCACATGCCCCAAAGCTGCACGTAATAACAAAAAAGTGTCAATTTAACT from Syngnathus typhle isolate RoL2023-S1 ecotype Sweden linkage group LG10, RoL_Styp_1.0, whole genome shotgun sequence includes these protein-coding regions:
- the LOC133161474 gene encoding prostaglandin reductase 3-like; this translates as MSIPMWTKSARKAFLFSLVGSRTRGNDLLCGLLPVPRRPIIDMSYSAHFIDFKGSSIASSMKKVIVNKLSPNFREAASVQTVPVPTPADADLLVRNRFVGINASDINYSAGRYDPTVQPPFDAGFEGIGEVVGLGLSASSRCTVGDTVAYFSSGAFAEYTVVPAKESVPVPSAKPEFLTLLVSGATAYIALKRLGDLAKGETVLVTAAAGGTGQFAVQFAKQAGCHVIGTCSSNEKAGFLRSIGCDRPINYKAEDLAKTLKTEYPQGIDVVYESVGGSTFELAINCLAKKGRLIVIGFISGYQSASGIPQFRGSTLPVKLLQKSASIRGFFLPHFISDYREALTRMMQMFAMGKLTCEVDYGDLAQEGRFVGLESVFRAVDYMYAGKNLGKVVVEVAPPCNSNSKL